A single region of the Musa acuminata AAA Group cultivar baxijiao chromosome BXJ1-11, Cavendish_Baxijiao_AAA, whole genome shotgun sequence genome encodes:
- the LOC135596972 gene encoding calmodulin binding protein PICBP-like has product MVQRKIGHLSSLQQRGSSAKEGGETKMRLNKETPRVMPNYMKPTTSSDARKEQRQVTRDPTAATDGKRSKKSSNRLSQASVCPSSQAGPKPARALRRKLSSKLLRLSSKRNFAVHPCPRPKVNRATCSSTLKDLKFPKALELRPGGTEAEGTSVAKVCPYKYCSLNGHWHADLPPLKCFLASRRKMLKAQKCMKQKGVSPFRRQGSRKDSKQMDTGQAAVKLSSLIEEIGSDYFVEIYVKQGDMECFKHEEDGKRNLEDVILEGDVDQSSDLSVDDLEVSMNFLEYESCDQEDRAAKEEFPSSTTEECWASAGTGKDSQDHAEVSESSEIELEEDVDPFADDKSSFSDDELGPILGMLFENEFYTDQSEAEACHEECSRAPEPESLQENGNGGSQDSAINSDKAVSIDIKEAETSSLLQVHVPCADQDDDIEEDHQIQSEPEEAESNDRSTDDAELTPITISNTEFNRSIDDDDDGDPNARTNTTRKRTDEEMEETSGFNPRPPNFLPEEPDPEAEKVDLRHQMMDERKNSEEWMIDYALQQAVTKLAPARRQKVALLVEAFETVIPLSVCDKPLRHATQSFSGPRTMQACS; this is encoded by the coding sequence ATGGTTCAGAGAAAGATCGGGCACCTCTCCTCCCTTCAGCAACGAGGATCGAGTGCCAAGGAAGGAGGAGAGACCAAGATGCGGCTGAACAAGGAGACACCGCGGGTCATGCCGAATTATATGAAGCCCACAACCAGTTCGGACGCCAGGAAGGAGCAGCGGCAGGTGACTCGTGATCCCACCGCCGCTACTGATGGGAAAAGAAGCAAGAAGAGTTCGAATCGGTTGAGCCAGGCAAGTGTTTGTCCGTCTTCTCAAGCCGGGCCGAAACCTGCAAGAGCCTTGAGAAGGAAGCTTAGTTCGAAGCTACTGAGGCTTTCGTCGAAGAGGAACTTCGCAGTTCATCCATGTCCCCGGCCGAAAGTGAACAGGGCGACCTGCTCGTCGACTCTCAAGGATTTGAAGTTTCCGAAGGCTTTGGAGCTTCGCCCTGGAGGCACCGAAGCCGAGGGCACCTCTGTCGCGAAGGTCTGCCCTTACAAGTACTGCTCTCTGAATGGCCACTGGCATGCCGATCTGCCTCCTCTCAAGTGCTTCTTGGCGTCGCGGCGGAAGATGCTCAAAGCCCAAAAGTGCATGAAGCAGAAAGGGGTTTCTCCGTTCAGAAGACAGGGCTCGAGGAAGGACTCGAAGCAGATGGATACAGGACAAGCAGCCGTCAAGCTTTCTTCCCTGATCGAAGAAATAGGCAGTGATTACTTCGTCGAGATCTATGTGAAACAGGGTGACATGGAATGTTTCAAGCACGAGGAAGATGGTAAGAGAAATCTCGAGGATGTAATCTTGGAAGGCGATGTCGACCAAAGCAGTGACCTTTCGGTTGATGATTTGGAGGTCTCGATGAACTTTCTCGAGTACGAGAGTTGTGATCAGGAAGATAGAGCTGCCAAAGAGGAATTCCCAAGCTCGACTACAGAGGAATGTTGGGCAAGCGCTGGAACGGGCAAAGACAGCCAGGATCATGCAGAGGTTTCCGAGTCCTCCGAGATCGAATTGGAGGAAGATGTGGATCCATTTGCTGATGACAAGAGTTCTTTCTCCGATGATGAACTGGGTCCGATACTAGGAATGCTATTCGAGAACGAGTTTTACACTGATCAGTCCGAGGCAGAGGCGTGCCATGAAGAATGCTCGAGAGCACCGGAACCTGAATCACTGCAGGAGAATGGCAACGGTGGATCACAGGACAGTGCCATTAATTCAGATAAAGCAGTTTCGATTGATATCAAAGAGGCCGAGACAAGTTCGCTGCTACAAGTCCATGTTCCTTGTGCCGATCAAGATGATGATATCGAAGAAGACCATCAAATCCAATCAGAACCAGAAGAAGCTGAGAGCAATGACCGCAGCACCGATGACGCTGAGCTTACTCCAATCACCATCAGTAATACTGAATTCAACAGGTctatcgatgatgatgatgatggtgatccGAATGCGAGAACGAATACCACAAGGAAGAGAACAGACGAGGAGATGGAGGAGACGAGTGGGTTCAATCCACGGCCACCCAACTTTCTGCCGGAGGAGCCTGACCCAGAAGCAGAGAAGGTGGATCTCCGGCACCAGATGATGGATGAAAGAAAGAACTCCGAGGAGTGGATGATAGACTATGCACTCCAACAGGCAGTGACAAAGCTGGCTCCGGCAAGGCGGCAGAAAGTGGCACTGCTTGTGGAAGCTTTTGAGACAGTGATTCCACTCTCCGTGTGTGATAAGCCCCTCAGACATGCCACCCAAAGCTTCTCCGGTCCAAGGACAATGCAAGCTTGTAGCTAA